The Phoenix dactylifera cultivar Barhee BC4 chromosome 15, palm_55x_up_171113_PBpolish2nd_filt_p, whole genome shotgun sequence genome contains a region encoding:
- the LOC103716378 gene encoding NAC domain-containing protein 100-like, producing the protein MEHGVVVLHEGEEHMDLPPGFRFHPTDEELITHYLCKKVMDASFNAGAIGEVDLNKCEPWDLPWRAKMGEKEWYFFCARDRKYPTGLRTNRATEAGYWKATGKDRAIHRGRSLVGMKKTLVFYGGRAPKGEKSNWIMHEYRLEGKYSVYNLPKTAKNEWVICRVFQKNSSGKKAMGLVRVGSSFGDELGTSLLPPLMDIPFTSKNKASSVSDPAHVTCFSNAVEGPKGHEEMLAEYLNSPFLSASANPSEVPPPSLLLSKVSLPSSLYAGQGAPNLGNMLHSGGSLVRLLESNGYGLKQSCKTDREMPSVSQETGLTTDMNPEISSALSDKEMSRQTFDGQEVPSTSAGPLHLDESLWSY; encoded by the exons ATGGAACATGGTGTTGTGGTTCTTCACGAGGGAGAGGAACACATGGACTTGCCGCCTGGCTTCCGGTTCCACCCCACCGACGAAGAGCTCATCACGCACTACCTCTGCAAGAAGGTCATGGACGCCAGCTTCAACGCGGGAGCAATCGGAGAGGTCGACTTGAACAAGTGCGAGCCATGGGATTTGCCTT GGAGAGCAAAAATGGGAGAGAAAGAGTGGTACTTCTTCTGTGCGAGGGACAGGAAGTACCCAACTGGTTTGAGGACCAACAGGGCCACTGAGGCTGGCTACTGGAAAGCAACAGGAAAGGACAGGGCGATCCACAGAGGGAGGAGCCTAGTTGGGATGAAGAAGACCCTTGTCTTCTACGGAGGCAGGGCACCAAAGGGAGAGAAGTCCAATTGGATCATGCATGAATACAGACTGGAGGGGAAGTACTCTGTCTACAACCTCCCCAAAACTGCAAAG AATGAGTGGGTGATATGTAGGGTGTTCCAAAAGAATTCAAGTGGGAAGAAAGCCATGGGGCTGGTGAGAGTGGGATCATCCTTCGGAGATGAATTGGGCACTTCTCTTCTGCCACCATTGATGGATATTCCCTTCACCAGCAAGAACAAGGCCTCATCGGTATCTGACCCGGCCCACGTGACCTGCTTCTCCAATGCAGTGGAGGGTCCGAAAGGCCATGAGGAGATGCTGGCAGAGTACCTCAACTCCCCTTTCCTCTCTGCCTCCGCCAATCCTTCGGAGGTACCGCCGCCCTCGCTGCTTCTCTCCAAGGTGTCGCTGCCAAGCTCCTTGTATGCCGGCCAAGGGGCTCCGAATTTGGGCAACATGCTGCACTCTGGTGGTAGTTTGGTGCGGTTGCTGGAGAGTAATGGGTATGGCCTGAAACAGAGCTGCAAGACCGATAGGGAGATGCCAAGTGTTTCGCAGGAAACAGGTCTCACCACTGACATGAACCCTGAGATCTCTTCGGCTCTGTCTGACAAGGAGATGAGTAGGCAGACTTTTGACGGTCAAGAAGTCCCATCTACCTCAGCTGGGCCTCTGCACCTTGACGAGTCTCTGTGGAGCTACTGA
- the LOC103716380 gene encoding photosynthetic NDH subunit of lumenal location 2, chloroplastic, producing MGSYAKHMILFHANITKSQGDRHHRRLQQAVHPISSTRAAEEKPRTRRRWALLFTVMAASPTPGLRRPPPPARAQSWGTHSFLKEKYFQPGLTPEEAAARIRQTAEGLREIRHMVDTMSWRYVMFYIRLKEAYLDSDLKNAMATVPDARRKSYIKTANELVDSIAELDRYVRSPKVYESYLYYEKTLKSLDELIAMLA from the exons ATGGGCAGCTACGCGAAGCATATGATCCTATTCCATGCGAACATCACCAAGTCCCAAGGTGACCGCCATCATCGCCGGCTACAACAAGCAGTCCATCCAATATCCTCAACTCGGGCCGCCGAGGAGAAGCCGAGGACGAGGCGGCGGTGGGCTCTGCTGTTCACGGTCATGGCAGCCTCTCCGACGCCGGGGTTGAGGCGACCGCCACCGCCGGCCCGGGCGCAGAGCTGGGGCACGCATTCGTTCCTGAAGGAGAAGTACTTCCAGCCGGGGCTGAcgccggaggaggcggcggcgagGATCCGGCAGACGGCGGAGGGGCTGCGGGAGATACGGCACATGGTGGACACCATGTCGTGGCGGTACGTGATGTTCTACATCCGGCTCAAGGAGGCCTACCTCGACTCCGACCTCAAGAACGCCATGGCCACCGTCCCCGACGCCCGCCGCAAGTCCTACATTAAGACTGCCAACGAACTCGTTGATAGCATAGCCGAG CTCGACCGTTATGTGAGGTCTCCTAAGGTATATGAATCCTACCTCTACTACGAGAAGACACTTAAATCATTGGATGAACTGATAGCAATGCTGGCTTGA